In Vibrio sp. 10N, the following proteins share a genomic window:
- a CDS encoding IS4 family transposase, with protein MSIQNFFADFLEENPVDVAQLTTFSEHIPDEWVAKAASLSDKATIRRRRLPSDMVLWLIVGMAFFRNEPIAEVARRMNVCADGLADEELLAKSALTQARQRLGKAAPEWLFKQCGKTWGLERYPDDTWQGLQVFAVDGALFRTADTPELREHFGSGNTSSNRQTPHPVLRVVTMMNVRSHVIVDAAISPYRRGEIPLAMPFINALPDNSVTLLDKGFYGADLLLSLHNSGINRHWLLPAKKGVKYTLLDDKESSDMLVEMKTSPQARKKNPNLPEKWTVRAVTYEVQGKSKTVFTSLPRDKYDAQSVAELYHERWEIELGYRDIKSSMQHNALVLRSKTVDLVYQELWGLLLGYNLVRREASQAAVEHGRLPNEISFKYACQFIASQLKVMSKAVSLSNTPKRLKSLRGDLSILFIDKRPKPNRPRAVKISKTRYPVNRNAAPLK; from the coding sequence ATGTCAATTCAAAACTTCTTTGCCGACTTCCTCGAAGAAAACCCAGTCGATGTAGCTCAGCTCACCACATTCTCTGAACACATTCCTGATGAGTGGGTCGCTAAAGCAGCCTCTCTGTCTGATAAAGCGACAATCCGTCGACGCCGATTACCGAGTGATATGGTTTTGTGGTTAATTGTTGGTATGGCTTTTTTCCGTAATGAACCCATTGCCGAAGTCGCACGGAGAATGAATGTCTGTGCTGATGGCCTTGCTGATGAAGAGCTGTTGGCAAAGAGCGCTTTAACCCAAGCAAGACAGCGCTTAGGTAAAGCAGCACCAGAATGGCTGTTTAAGCAATGCGGAAAAACATGGGGGCTTGAGCGATACCCTGATGATACTTGGCAAGGCCTACAGGTTTTTGCTGTAGATGGTGCTCTTTTTAGAACAGCTGACACCCCCGAATTAAGAGAACATTTTGGCTCTGGTAATACGTCTAGCAACAGGCAAACACCTCATCCAGTATTGAGGGTTGTGACCATGATGAATGTTCGCTCTCATGTCATCGTTGATGCAGCGATAAGCCCGTATCGCCGAGGTGAAATCCCTCTCGCGATGCCCTTCATCAACGCTTTACCAGACAACTCTGTGACATTACTGGATAAAGGGTTTTATGGAGCAGATTTACTACTTTCTCTTCACAACAGTGGAATAAATAGACACTGGCTTCTCCCTGCAAAGAAAGGAGTCAAATATACCCTACTGGACGATAAAGAAAGCAGTGACATGCTAGTAGAGATGAAGACCTCTCCACAGGCTCGTAAGAAGAACCCTAATCTTCCTGAGAAATGGACAGTCAGGGCGGTCACTTACGAGGTCCAAGGTAAATCCAAGACGGTGTTTACCTCTCTTCCTAGAGACAAGTATGACGCTCAATCCGTGGCAGAGCTTTATCATGAAAGGTGGGAAATAGAATTAGGTTATCGTGACATCAAGAGTTCGATGCAACATAACGCTTTAGTGTTGAGAAGCAAAACAGTCGATCTCGTCTATCAAGAGCTATGGGGACTGCTACTTGGTTATAACTTGGTGAGACGAGAAGCTAGTCAAGCCGCAGTTGAACACGGGCGCTTACCTAATGAAATAAGTTTTAAGTATGCCTGCCAATTTATAGCCAGCCAGCTCAAAGTGATGAGTAAAGCGGTATCCTTAAGTAACACGCCGAAACGCTTAAAGAGCCTTCGAGGCGACCTATCCATCCTCTTTATAGACAAACGCCCTAAGCCAAATCGGCCTAGGGCGGTAAAAATATCAAAAACCCGATACCCTGTTAATCGCAACGCTGCTCCTCTTAAATGA
- the tsaB gene encoding tRNA (adenosine(37)-N6)-threonylcarbamoyltransferase complex dimerization subunit type 1 TsaB codes for MTYKILAIDTATENCSVALLVGDTTYSRSELAPRDHTKKVLPMVDELLKEAGLTLAELDALAFARGPGSFTGVRICIGIAQGLGFGADLPMIGISTLKAMAQGAYRVGGATTVASAIDARMNEVYWGRFERLESGDWQDVDQEQVVPPSVLVENLVKDEHTWTTAGTGWEAYADTLSTLAIDTQASQVQFPEAQDIAFLAQFELAKGNTVPAEEASPVYLRDTVAWKKLPGRE; via the coding sequence ATGACTTACAAAATACTCGCGATCGATACCGCAACCGAAAATTGCTCAGTGGCTTTGCTGGTGGGTGACACCACATACTCACGCAGTGAATTGGCTCCGCGTGACCACACTAAGAAAGTACTGCCAATGGTGGATGAGCTGCTTAAAGAAGCAGGCCTGACTTTGGCTGAGCTTGACGCTTTAGCGTTTGCTCGTGGTCCTGGTAGTTTTACTGGCGTACGTATTTGTATTGGTATCGCACAGGGCCTAGGTTTTGGTGCTGATTTGCCGATGATCGGTATTTCGACGCTTAAAGCAATGGCGCAAGGCGCGTATCGTGTCGGCGGAGCAACCACGGTCGCAAGCGCGATTGATGCTCGTATGAACGAGGTGTATTGGGGGCGCTTTGAGCGTCTTGAGTCTGGTGACTGGCAGGATGTGGATCAAGAGCAAGTTGTCCCGCCGAGCGTGTTAGTTGAGAACTTAGTGAAAGATGAGCACACGTGGACAACTGCTGGCACGGGTTGGGAAGCATACGCGGACACGCTATCAACGCTAGCCATCGACACTCAAGCCTCACAGGTTCAGTTCCCAGAAGCGCAAGATATCGCTTTTCTTGCTCAGTTTGAGCTGGCAAAAGGCAATACGGTTCCTGCTGAAGAAGCCAGCCCAGTGTATCTACGTGATACAGTCGCTTGGAAAAAGCTGCCGGGCAGAGAGTAA
- a CDS encoding ATP-dependent DNA helicase has protein sequence MGSRTINKAFASDGALGTVIPGFQPRQPQLDMANAVEQAIEHQTQLVVEAGTGTGKTFAYLVPALLSGKKTIISTGSKNLQEQLFHRDLPLMVEALGFHGQVSLLKGRSNYLCLDRLSRQMVESHTTETQTDLLSQLVKVRSWSSETKSGDLGECDAIAEDSPIIPTITSTNDNCLGKECPSYEDCFVLKARRRALDSDVVVVNHHLFMADLAIKETGFGELIPEADVFIFDEAHQIPDIASQYFGQSISSRQIQDLCKDIEIGYRTEARDMRQLQKAGERLSQAAMEMRIILGDTGFRGNWRDAIASPNIKREMERLMDALEFVIEVLKLALGRSQLLDTAFERANLVKGRLERVCDVTITGYSYWYDTSPRHFSLHITPLTVADKFHEQVEMKGGAWIFTSATLAVSDDFGHFTSRLGLVPKKQFSLPSPFDYPEQARLCVPRYLPEPNSPGLANKLVSMLAPVIEQNQGRCFFLCTSHSMMRELGEKFRETLSLPVLLQGETSKQKTLAEFMELGNALLVATGAFWEGIDVRGDTLSCVIIDKLPFTAPDDPLLKARIEDCKLQGGDPFQQVQIPDAVITLKQGVGRLIRDQKDRGALIICDNRLVTREYGATFLSSLPPIPRTRDLGVIKQFLAQDMAPEATEEQIEK, from the coding sequence ATGGGTTCACGTACAATCAATAAAGCTTTTGCCTCCGATGGTGCTTTGGGCACGGTTATACCGGGCTTTCAACCTCGTCAGCCTCAGCTCGATATGGCCAATGCCGTCGAACAGGCGATTGAGCATCAAACCCAGCTGGTGGTTGAAGCGGGAACGGGAACGGGTAAAACATTTGCCTATTTGGTTCCAGCACTGCTCAGCGGCAAGAAAACCATCATCAGCACCGGCTCAAAGAACCTGCAAGAGCAGTTGTTCCACCGCGATTTACCCTTGATGGTTGAAGCACTTGGCTTTCATGGGCAGGTATCGCTACTAAAAGGGCGCTCTAACTATTTGTGTCTTGATAGGCTGAGCCGCCAAATGGTGGAAAGTCATACCACTGAAACTCAGACCGATTTGTTGTCACAACTGGTGAAAGTGCGTTCGTGGTCATCGGAGACCAAATCTGGAGATCTCGGTGAGTGTGATGCTATTGCTGAAGATAGCCCGATTATTCCAACCATCACATCAACCAACGACAATTGCTTAGGCAAAGAGTGTCCAAGTTATGAAGATTGCTTTGTACTCAAAGCAAGACGACGCGCGCTGGACTCTGATGTTGTGGTGGTGAACCACCACCTGTTTATGGCTGACTTGGCGATCAAAGAGACCGGATTTGGAGAACTGATCCCCGAAGCGGACGTGTTCATCTTCGACGAAGCACACCAGATCCCAGACATTGCCAGTCAATACTTCGGTCAGTCTATCTCTAGTCGCCAAATTCAGGATTTGTGCAAAGATATCGAGATAGGCTATCGCACCGAAGCCCGTGATATGCGTCAGCTACAAAAAGCGGGAGAGCGCCTATCACAAGCTGCTATGGAGATGCGAATCATCCTAGGCGACACCGGATTTCGAGGCAACTGGCGAGACGCCATTGCATCGCCGAACATTAAGCGTGAAATGGAACGCCTGATGGACGCACTAGAGTTCGTGATTGAGGTGCTAAAGCTGGCATTAGGCCGCAGCCAACTGCTGGATACCGCGTTCGAACGTGCCAACTTAGTAAAAGGACGCCTAGAGCGTGTCTGCGATGTGACCATCACCGGCTATTCTTATTGGTATGACACCTCTCCGCGACATTTCAGCCTACATATCACGCCGCTCACCGTCGCTGACAAGTTCCATGAACAGGTCGAAATGAAAGGCGGTGCGTGGATATTCACTTCAGCAACTCTCGCAGTTTCCGATGACTTTGGGCATTTCACGTCACGTCTCGGCTTAGTGCCTAAGAAGCAGTTTTCTCTGCCAAGTCCGTTTGATTATCCCGAGCAAGCAAGGCTGTGTGTACCGCGTTACTTGCCTGAGCCAAACAGTCCGGGACTCGCCAATAAGCTGGTGAGCATGCTGGCGCCTGTGATTGAGCAAAACCAAGGGCGATGTTTCTTTTTGTGTACTTCGCACAGCATGATGCGAGAGTTGGGGGAGAAGTTTCGCGAAACCTTGTCACTGCCCGTCTTGCTTCAGGGTGAGACCAGCAAGCAAAAAACGTTGGCAGAATTTATGGAGCTTGGCAACGCGCTGCTAGTGGCGACAGGCGCTTTTTGGGAAGGAATAGATGTTAGAGGTGACACCTTGAGCTGTGTTATCATCGACAAATTACCGTTTACCGCACCCGATGATCCCTTGCTTAAAGCTCGGATCGAAGATTGTAAATTGCAGGGCGGTGACCCGTTCCAGCAGGTACAAATACCGGATGCGGTTATTACCCTGAAACAGGGCGTGGGGCGTTTGATTCGCGACCAGAAAGACCGAGGGGCCCTCATCATATGCGATAACCGTTTGGTGACTCGCGAGTATGGTGCGACCTTCTTATCCAGTTTGCCGCCGATCCCACGCACTCGTGATCTTGGTGTAATAAAACAGTTTTTAGCTCAGGACATGGCGCCTGAAGCGACAGAAGAACAAATTGAGAAATAA
- a CDS encoding FeoC-like transcriptional regulator, translated as MILSQLKAHIEENPGVSRQDLAKQFALSEDGVDAMLAIWIRKGKLSRTEDCDKKGQVVRVRYHVNQTDGLSLNVTM; from the coding sequence ATGATCCTGTCCCAGTTGAAAGCGCATATTGAAGAAAACCCAGGTGTAAGTCGTCAGGACTTAGCAAAGCAGTTTGCTCTTAGTGAGGATGGTGTGGATGCGATGCTGGCGATCTGGATTCGAAAAGGAAAGCTTTCAAGGACGGAAGACTGTGATAAGAAAGGGCAGGTGGTTCGTGTGAGGTATCACGTGAATCAGACAGATGGCCTCTCTTTGAACGTAACTATGTAA
- the argS gene encoding arginine--tRNA ligase translates to MNIQALINDKVSQALEAAGAPAGSPAAVRQSAKPQFGDYQANGVMGVAKKLGTNPREFAQKVLDVLDLDGIASKTEIAGPGFINIFLSEEFLAQQADEALADARLGVATQAQQTIVADYSAPNVAKEMHVGHLRSTIIGDAVVRTLEFLGHKVVRANHIGDWGTQFGMLIANLERVQKESGEVSMELSDLEAFYRESKKLYDEDEEFAVRARNYVVKLQSGDEFCAEMWKKLVDITMIQNQRNYDRLNVSLTREDVMGESMYNDMLPAIVKDLQEKGLAVEDDGAQVVFLDEYKNKDGEPMGVIIQKRDGGFLYTTTDIACAKYRYEQLGADRVLYFIDSRQHQHLQQAWTIVRKAGYVPESTTLEHHAFGMMLGKDGRPFKTRAGGTVRLADLLDEAVERANALIESKNPELASEEKANIANTVAMAAVKYADLSKHRTTDYVFDWDNMLAFEGNTAPYMQYAYTRVASVFAKAGVSMDELTGDIKITDEKEKALVAKLLQFEEAVESVAREGQPHIMCSYLFELAGQFSSFYEACPILVAEDEAVKQSRLRLAALTAKTIKQGLELLGIETLERM, encoded by the coding sequence GTGAATATCCAAGCACTGATCAACGACAAAGTATCTCAGGCTCTCGAAGCCGCTGGCGCACCTGCAGGCAGTCCTGCGGCTGTTCGCCAATCTGCAAAACCACAGTTTGGTGACTACCAAGCAAACGGTGTAATGGGCGTTGCTAAGAAGTTGGGTACTAATCCACGAGAATTCGCACAAAAAGTTCTGGACGTTTTGGACCTAGATGGAATTGCAAGCAAAACTGAAATTGCTGGTCCTGGTTTTATCAACATCTTTCTAAGCGAAGAATTTCTTGCGCAGCAAGCTGACGAAGCACTTGCAGACGCTCGCCTAGGCGTAGCGACACAAGCGCAACAAACTATCGTTGCTGACTACTCAGCACCAAACGTTGCTAAAGAAATGCACGTTGGTCACCTACGTTCAACCATCATCGGTGATGCGGTTGTTCGTACTCTAGAGTTCCTTGGCCACAAGGTTGTTCGTGCAAACCACATCGGTGACTGGGGTACTCAGTTCGGTATGCTTATCGCAAACCTAGAGCGCGTTCAAAAAGAGTCTGGTGAAGTTTCAATGGAGCTTTCTGACCTAGAAGCCTTCTACCGTGAATCTAAAAAGCTTTACGATGAAGACGAAGAGTTCGCAGTACGCGCTCGTAACTACGTAGTGAAACTGCAAAGCGGTGATGAGTTCTGCGCTGAGATGTGGAAGAAACTAGTTGATATCACCATGATTCAAAACCAGCGCAACTACGACCGTCTAAACGTATCACTCACTCGTGAAGACGTCATGGGCGAGAGTATGTACAACGACATGCTTCCAGCTATCGTAAAAGATCTTCAAGAAAAAGGCCTAGCGGTTGAAGATGACGGCGCACAAGTTGTATTCCTTGATGAATACAAAAACAAAGATGGTGAGCCAATGGGCGTTATCATCCAAAAACGCGATGGCGGTTTCCTATACACCACTACTGATATCGCATGTGCTAAGTACCGTTACGAGCAGCTTGGCGCCGATCGCGTACTTTACTTCATCGATTCACGTCAGCACCAGCACCTGCAACAAGCGTGGACTATCGTTCGCAAAGCAGGCTACGTGCCAGAATCAACAACGCTTGAGCACCATGCGTTCGGTATGATGCTAGGTAAAGATGGTCGTCCATTTAAGACTCGTGCTGGCGGCACAGTTCGTCTTGCGGATCTTCTGGATGAAGCGGTAGAGCGTGCAAACGCGCTTATCGAGTCAAAGAACCCTGAACTTGCGAGCGAAGAGAAAGCAAACATCGCAAACACGGTTGCAATGGCAGCGGTTAAATACGCAGACCTTTCTAAGCACCGTACTACAGACTACGTGTTCGACTGGGACAACATGCTTGCGTTCGAAGGTAACACTGCACCATACATGCAGTACGCTTACACGCGTGTTGCATCTGTATTCGCGAAAGCTGGCGTATCTATGGATGAGCTTACTGGCGACATCAAGATCACTGACGAAAAAGAGAAAGCACTGGTTGCTAAGCTTCTACAGTTTGAAGAAGCGGTTGAGTCTGTGGCTCGTGAAGGTCAGCCTCACATCATGTGTAGCTACCTATTCGAACTAGCAGGTCAATTCTCTAGCTTCTACGAAGCTTGCCCAATCCTAGTTGCAGAAGACGAAGCAGTTAAGCAAAGCCGTCTACGTCTTGCTGCACTGACTGCTAAGACTATCAAGCAAGGTCTTGAGCTACTGGGTATCGAGACTCTAGAAAGAATGTAA
- a CDS encoding SDR family NAD(P)-dependent oxidoreductase: MKDRFSLKGKTALVTGASSGIGAHIAKTFALAGCRVVLAARRSERLHQLVSDIQAQGGQAFAIEMDVSSTESVESAMHAATCEFGVPNIIVNNAGISGQFESVSHTDEAAMDQVFDVNFKGAWRVSKIACDRLIEANMPGSIINLISIAAHGHAAGISSYAMSKTALLSFTKNLALEVAEHGIRVNGVSPGTFQTEMTAAEYDEEGNNQFTPLPPIGREGKLSDLDGLFVFLASDASSFITGTCTPVDGGHLLRSL; encoded by the coding sequence ATGAAAGATAGATTTAGTTTAAAAGGGAAAACGGCTTTGGTAACTGGAGCATCGAGTGGGATCGGTGCTCACATCGCGAAAACCTTTGCCCTTGCGGGATGTCGTGTGGTGCTAGCAGCAAGACGAAGCGAACGGTTGCATCAACTGGTTAGTGACATTCAAGCTCAAGGTGGGCAGGCGTTTGCCATTGAAATGGATGTGAGTAGCACCGAGTCGGTTGAGAGTGCGATGCATGCCGCGACGTGTGAATTTGGTGTACCAAACATCATTGTCAACAATGCGGGTATAAGTGGGCAGTTTGAGTCTGTGAGTCACACTGATGAAGCCGCTATGGACCAAGTGTTTGACGTGAATTTTAAGGGTGCATGGAGAGTATCGAAAATAGCCTGTGATAGGCTTATTGAAGCTAACATGCCAGGTAGCATTATCAACCTGATTTCTATTGCCGCCCATGGTCATGCCGCGGGAATTTCCAGTTATGCGATGTCTAAAACAGCGCTGCTTTCCTTTACCAAAAACCTCGCGTTAGAAGTGGCAGAGCATGGAATTCGGGTTAATGGTGTTAGCCCAGGAACATTTCAAACAGAAATGACCGCAGCTGAGTATGATGAAGAGGGTAACAATCAGTTTACACCACTTCCTCCTATTGGTCGTGAAGGAAAACTCTCTGATCTTGATGGTTTGTTCGTATTTTTAGCCAGTGATGCCTCTAGCTTTATTACTGGTACTTGTACACCAGTTGATGGTGGCCACCTACTGCGTTCGCTTTGA
- a CDS encoding VOC family protein, giving the protein MQQTLIEKGLVPSAMLNKIDDFLDNIQALCSLLAIDLSAYQADHIALRINDGELAKAAHHAWLDYGKVISEAQINGRPIIVLEFDNPIASHGWSIECLELPYPAIGKQHPVEDWEHVEFVVPSEAQTADEFLLDLYAKFPEFETKLERAKAQGVKVKLSSPKGEGERLANPTVAFTHDNICIKLHPYALKQIVESENQRE; this is encoded by the coding sequence ATGCAACAAACCCTGATAGAAAAAGGTCTAGTGCCTTCTGCAATGTTGAATAAAATCGATGATTTTCTGGATAATATTCAGGCTTTATGCAGCCTGTTAGCTATCGATTTATCTGCTTATCAAGCGGACCACATTGCGCTGCGTATCAACGATGGGGAGTTGGCAAAAGCTGCGCATCACGCATGGCTCGACTATGGCAAAGTGATCTCCGAGGCACAAATTAATGGCCGCCCAATTATTGTTCTTGAGTTTGATAACCCAATTGCAAGCCATGGCTGGTCGATTGAGTGTTTAGAGCTGCCTTACCCTGCTATCGGTAAACAACATCCGGTTGAAGATTGGGAGCATGTCGAGTTTGTGGTGCCATCCGAGGCGCAGACAGCAGACGAATTTTTGCTGGACTTGTATGCGAAGTTCCCTGAATTTGAAACCAAGTTAGAGAGGGCCAAAGCGCAAGGTGTGAAAGTGAAATTATCGAGCCCGAAAGGTGAAGGGGAGCGATTGGCTAATCCGACGGTTGCGTTTACACATGACAATATCTGCATTAAGCTTCACCCCTACGCGCTCAAACAGATTGTTGAATCAGAAAATCAACGAGAGTGA
- a CDS encoding HIT family protein yields MSFELHPQLKKDTTLLGEFPLSLALLHRDNSVPWVILVPKKADLTELHHLPMQEQQQFLVESELVNRALETLFTPDKLNFGALGNMVPQLHVHHIARYKDDLAWPGPLWGNAKGEYRSDDEQQGLAERIQAQLLNSEQFKKA; encoded by the coding sequence ATGAGCTTTGAACTGCACCCACAACTAAAAAAAGACACCACCCTGCTTGGTGAGTTTCCATTGAGTCTGGCGCTACTGCACCGCGACAACTCCGTGCCTTGGGTTATCTTAGTCCCGAAAAAAGCCGATCTAACCGAACTGCACCACCTCCCAATGCAAGAGCAGCAACAATTCTTGGTGGAGTCGGAACTGGTTAACCGAGCATTAGAGACACTGTTTACTCCAGACAAACTCAATTTCGGCGCGCTAGGAAATATGGTACCGCAACTACATGTTCACCATATTGCAAGGTACAAAGATGACTTGGCGTGGCCAGGGCCACTTTGGGGGAATGCAAAAGGTGAGTATCGCAGCGATGACGAGCAGCAAGGTTTGGCTGAACGCATTCAAGCACAGCTTTTGAATAGTGAGCAGTTCAAAAAGGCGTAA
- the purU gene encoding formyltetrahydrofolate deformylase, with amino-acid sequence MEKKTLLTHCSDAPGLISKITNICYKHQLNIIHNNEFVDNTSGHFFMRTELEGYFNDETFLADLDQALPQGTKRKLVDSSRKRIVILVTKEAHCLGDILMKNFDGSLDVEIAAVIGNYDILQGLTEKFDIPYHCVSHEGLSREEHEAKMLEAIDQYDADYLVLAKYMRVLTPTFVEKYHHKIINIHHSFLPAFIGAKPYQQAYDRGVKIIGATAHFVTNDLDEGPIIKQDVIPVDHNFSAADMAQAGRDVEKNVLSKALNKVVNDHVFVYGNKTVIL; translated from the coding sequence ATGGAAAAGAAAACCCTATTAACGCATTGCAGCGATGCACCTGGCCTGATCTCAAAGATCACCAACATCTGTTACAAACACCAGCTGAACATCATTCACAACAACGAGTTTGTGGATAACACCAGCGGCCATTTCTTTATGCGTACTGAACTTGAGGGTTATTTCAATGATGAAACCTTCTTAGCCGACCTAGACCAAGCACTTCCTCAAGGCACTAAACGTAAACTGGTCGATTCATCTCGCAAGCGCATTGTGATCTTAGTGACGAAAGAAGCTCACTGCCTTGGTGATATCTTAATGAAAAACTTCGATGGCAGCCTTGATGTTGAAATTGCAGCTGTGATCGGTAACTACGACATCCTGCAAGGTTTGACTGAGAAATTTGATATCCCTTACCACTGTGTGTCTCACGAGGGCCTCAGCCGCGAAGAGCATGAAGCCAAAATGCTTGAAGCCATCGACCAGTATGATGCTGACTATCTCGTTCTGGCAAAATACATGCGTGTACTTACTCCAACCTTTGTTGAGAAGTACCACCATAAGATCATCAACATTCACCACAGCTTCTTGCCAGCCTTTATCGGCGCGAAACCTTATCAGCAGGCTTATGACCGCGGTGTAAAAATCATCGGTGCAACGGCGCACTTTGTGACCAACGACCTCGACGAAGGGCCGATCATCAAGCAGGACGTGATTCCTGTGGACCACAACTTTAGTGCAGCCGATATGGCGCAAGCCGGTCGTGACGTTGAGAAAAACGTATTGTCAAAGGCACTGAACAAAGTGGTTAATGATCATGTGTTTGTTTATGGAAATAAAACGGTGATTTTGTAG